A window of the Amycolatopsis solani genome harbors these coding sequences:
- a CDS encoding ArsR/SmtB family transcription factor, whose translation MHDDLVFKALADPTRRFLLDLLFERDGRTLTELETQVEMTRFGVMKHLKLLEEAGLVVTRKDGREKRHFLNPVPIRQIHDRWIDKYTERQVTALLDLKNELEGEEP comes from the coding sequence GTGCACGACGACCTGGTGTTCAAGGCGCTGGCGGATCCGACCCGCCGGTTCCTGCTCGACCTGCTCTTCGAACGTGACGGCCGCACGCTCACCGAGCTGGAGACCCAGGTCGAGATGACCCGCTTCGGCGTCATGAAGCACCTGAAGCTGCTGGAGGAAGCCGGGCTCGTCGTCACGCGGAAGGACGGCCGCGAGAAGCGGCACTTCCTCAACCCCGTGCCGATCCGGCAGATCCACGACCGGTGGATCGACAAGTACACCGAGCGCCAGGTCACCGCGCTGCTCGACCTCAAGAACGAACTGGAAGGCGAAGAACCATGA